CGGTGGGATGCCCGGTGGTTCCAGTCCTCCTTTTACTTTTCTGTGGGAAGAAAGTCCGGACAACCTGATCTGGTCTCCTGCGCAGGGGATCAATACCAACCAACATTACCAACCTCCGTCTCTTTCTTCCAGCACATTTTATCGCCGGATTGTGACCTCTTCGCTGCCCTGTTCACAAATTGACACCTCATCGTATATCCTCATCCAGATCGATTCTCTTCCAACACCTGCCGCGGCAGGAGCTGATCAGAACATTTGTAGTTCCTCCACCCTGATGAGCGGTAATGTGCCAACTTCCGGTACAGGAACATGGGTCCTATATTCCGGAACCGGCACCATTGTTACACCCACTTCTCCGGCAACATCTATTACCGGGTTAGGATCCGGAAACAATTTTTTCGTGTGGTCCATCACCAACGGCTCCTGTCCTTCTTCTACCGACACCGTAGTAATTACACGCAATATCCCACCCTCCACCGCCTCCGCCGGCAATGATCAGACTTTATGTGCAACTATTCAGCAGTTGCAGGGAAATATTCCTGTTAACGGAACAGGTACCTGGACTGTATATGCTGGAAGCGGAACTTTTGTGAATCCCAATCTTGGCACCACCGCAGTGAATGGTCTGTCGGCCGGATTAAACACGTTTATTTGGACCATCACCAACGCACCATGTGCCCCTTCATCGGATACTGTAAATTTATTTGTAGACACTCCTCCAACCACCGCCACCGCCGGACCTGACCAGCAGATTTGCGCATACACCGACACGCTGAACGGAAATACGCCGGTTACAGGTACAGGAACGTGGACAGTACTTTCAGGCCCCGGGGTGGTAACGAATCCTTTCAACCCGCAAAGTGTTGTTACCGGACTGGGTGTAGGTGTGAATGCATTTATCTGGACTATCACCAACGGTGTATGTCCGCCTTCGCGTGACACGATTCAGATTTTGGTCAACGCCTTGCCTACAACGGCAAGCGCCGGAACGGATCAGGTGATCTGCACCTCAGTAACTACCCTCAACGGTAATGTGCCAGTTGTTGGCACCGGTGTTTGGACACTCAGCAGCGGCAACGGAAACATTGTGGCTCCTCCGGCACCTAACACATCCGTTACAGGAATGACACCGGGCGTGAGTGTATTCGTCTGGACCATCACGAATGGGGTCTGCCCCGTTTCCACAGATTCCGTTCAGATTACCGTTGATCCTTATCCTTCAGTGGCCAATGCAGGTGCCGATCAAAACGTGTGTAATAACACCATAACACTGTCCGGAAATATTCCGGTTACCGGAAGCGGATTGTGGACACTGGTCACCGGCAGCGGATCGATCACCACACCCACATCCGCAGTAACAGCGGTGACCTCACTGGGCATAGGTGTGAATGTATTTGTATGGACCATCTCCAGCGGAGTATGTCCTCCTTCTACCGACACAGTAATCATCGTACGGGATGCCATGCCATCCGCCGCCAATGCCGGTTCGGATCAAACCATTTGTTCCGCAACCACCAACTTGAATGCAGGGGTTCCAACTATCGGAGCCGGAAGCTGGGGGCTGTTCAGCGGAACGGGCAACGTTCTCTCCCCTCCTAATCCGGCCACCGGCATCACCGGAATGAGTCCGGGGCAGAATATTTTCATCTGGACTGTTACCAGCGGAGTATGCCCATCCTCCACAGATACGGTAGTTATAAATGTGGACGCCATGCCAACACCAGCCTTTGCAGGGCTTGATCAGACATTCTGTGCTACTCAGTTCAACCTGCAGGGTAATCCGCCTAATTCAGGAACCGGTTTATGGACATTAATCACCGGTTCAGGAAATATCCTGAATCCATCGCAAAACAATTCTGCAGTACAAAACGCCGGGGCCGGCAGCAACGTATTTTGCTGGACGATCACCAGTGGCACCTGTCCACCCTCCGCCGATACTGTCATAATCACCATCTTTGCCACCCCCTCGCCCGCTGTAGCCGGCACAGATATGAACATCTGTACAGACAGCACACAGCTCAATGCCACCGCCCCCATTACAGGCACCGGTTTTTGGTCATTAGTGAGCGGTGCAGGCACTTTCACCAATCCTTTCTCTGCCGTTACTCAGGTGATGAATATAGGACCCGGTCTCAATATATACCGCTGGACAATAACCAACGGAACCTGCCCTCCGAATACAGATGATGTAAACATTTTTGTTGATCCCTTCCCCGACGCAGCGGATGCAGGACCAGATCAGATCGTTCATATTCCATTTGCTTTCATGGATGCCACCGACCCTGTAACAGGAACCGGGCGATGGGAAGTGGAAAGCGGAAGCGGGCAGTTCTCCGACGTGAACAACCCCAACAGTTCCGTTACCAACCTCAGTGCGGGTGTAAACATTTTCCGCTGGATCATGAGCAGCGGCACCTGTCCGGAAGACACGGACAAAGTAATGCTCCGGATGGATCCGCTGATGATTCCGGAAGGGTTCTCTCCCAACGGCGATCAGGTGAATGACCATTTTGAAATCAGTGGCTTACTTGAATTCAGCGAGGTAAAACTAACCGTATTCAATCGCTGGGGAACAGAAGTGTACTATTCGGCGGATTATAAGAACGACTGGAACGGAAGGAATAACGGGAACAGTGCGCTTGCGGAAGACACGTATTTCTTTATTCTGGAAATACCGAACACCTCCCCTTATAAAGGTTATGTGATATTGAAACGATGAGAAAACGCTTTTTTATACTGTTTAATGCTTTCCTTCTCTCCGCATCTGCCCAGCATCTGGAATTGCTGAGCGGAGCGAACACAGAGGCGTTTTTGTTTAATCCCGCGGCGGCGGGAGAAAAGGGGTATCTTGCCTTTACCGCTGGGCGGCGATACCAGTGGCTGGGATTCGACGGCGCACCGAAGAATTTATATGTCTCTCTTCACACCCCGCTGATCAGTAAAAAAGTGAATCTTGGCTTTCTGTATGTCCGTGATGAGATCGGTATTTTCACCCGCAACAGGCTGCAGGCCGCCTACGCCTTTCGCATGAAAATGGGAAAATGGAATGCTGCGCTGGGTTTGAATGCCGGAGTGTCGGCAGGCCGCAGCGCCTGGTCAGGAGTGGCACTGAACCAGAATCC
Above is a genomic segment from Bacteroidia bacterium containing:
- a CDS encoding gliding motility-associated C-terminal domain-containing protein → MIWRWFNTTCIHSKFLTGMLVVLLHGIVPVISHAQTAPPFTWVDDVASPDAEMIRDVAVDTNSGHVVSVGIFNGDISAWYGFRFAGANGGGFVAKHDSAGNVLWAFPIGNFQDDACLSVAVAASGNIYVTGYFQQIADFRGMSMSSYTLSSAGGKDIFLAKYNSMGQLFWARRAGGTGHDEGAGVCVNLNNIFVTGYFTGSASFGPLTTWTPGVNVNLFAACYDPGGNAQWVADGGTSQSANGRGITADATSVFVTGDFSGPTFTLYDGSGSNSVALGNTTPLSTDILVLRLQLNGQFAWANTISSPGNDYGRAIVQNGTKVFVGGSISAGADFPSWGSNPVAPAALGKEMFISALSKSFGVTQWVKAEQGFGNTDQEILSLSCGPAGAIYATGYYVDSLQISTGPLLDAIDSADVMVLRYDTSGIFDWSKSAGGNRNDYGYGISQSNYDEVYVGGEYHGSAQFDSYLLPLNNEANIFLGKIFCSAITNNVITTSQVVCINTVPAPITGGMPGGSSPPFTFLWEESPDNLIWSPAQGINTNQHYQPPSLSSSTFYRRIVTSSLPCSQIDTSSYILIQIDSLPTPAAAGADQNICSSSTLMSGNVPTSGTGTWVLYSGTGTIVTPTSPATSITGLGSGNNFFVWSITNGSCPSSTDTVVITRNIPPSTASAGNDQTLCATIQQLQGNIPVNGTGTWTVYAGSGTFVNPNLGTTAVNGLSAGLNTFIWTITNAPCAPSSDTVNLFVDTPPTTATAGPDQQICAYTDTLNGNTPVTGTGTWTVLSGPGVVTNPFNPQSVVTGLGVGVNAFIWTITNGVCPPSRDTIQILVNALPTTASAGTDQVICTSVTTLNGNVPVVGTGVWTLSSGNGNIVAPPAPNTSVTGMTPGVSVFVWTITNGVCPVSTDSVQITVDPYPSVANAGADQNVCNNTITLSGNIPVTGSGLWTLVTGSGSITTPTSAVTAVTSLGIGVNVFVWTISSGVCPPSTDTVIIVRDAMPSAANAGSDQTICSATTNLNAGVPTIGAGSWGLFSGTGNVLSPPNPATGITGMSPGQNIFIWTVTSGVCPSSTDTVVINVDAMPTPAFAGLDQTFCATQFNLQGNPPNSGTGLWTLITGSGNILNPSQNNSAVQNAGAGSNVFCWTITSGTCPPSADTVIITIFATPSPAVAGTDMNICTDSTQLNATAPITGTGFWSLVSGAGTFTNPFSAVTQVMNIGPGLNIYRWTITNGTCPPNTDDVNIFVDPFPDAADAGPDQIVHIPFAFMDATDPVTGTGRWEVESGSGQFSDVNNPNSSVTNLSAGVNIFRWIMSSGTCPEDTDKVMLRMDPLMIPEGFSPNGDQVNDHFEISGLLEFSEVKLTVFNRWGTEVYYSADYKNDWNGRNNGNSALAEDTYFFILEIPNTSPYKGYVILKR